The following proteins come from a genomic window of Denitromonas sp.:
- a CDS encoding response regulator transcription factor: MTRVLLVDDDLELSTMLKEYLGQEGFEATTVTDGEAGVAEALTGQYAIAVLDVMMPRLNGVDALRRIRQESRMPVLMLTARGDDVDRIVGLELGADDYVPKPCSPRELVARLRAILRRTDTPETPATRSDELAVGPLRMWPARREAQWAGEPLVLTSTEFTLLEVLVSAAGQVVSKNTLSEKALGRPLARFDRSVDVHVSSLRHKLAPRDDGRSWIQTVRGQGYQFVRE, encoded by the coding sequence ATGACACGCGTGCTGCTGGTCGATGACGACCTCGAACTTTCCACCATGCTCAAGGAGTACCTCGGACAGGAGGGCTTCGAGGCAACCACCGTGACCGACGGCGAGGCCGGCGTGGCCGAAGCCTTGACCGGGCAGTACGCCATCGCCGTGCTCGATGTCATGATGCCGCGCCTCAATGGCGTGGACGCGCTGCGCCGCATCCGCCAGGAGAGCCGCATGCCGGTCCTGATGCTGACCGCCCGCGGCGACGATGTGGATCGCATCGTCGGCCTCGAACTGGGCGCCGATGACTACGTCCCCAAGCCGTGCAGCCCGCGCGAGCTGGTCGCCCGCCTGCGCGCCATCCTGCGCCGGACGGATACACCCGAGACGCCGGCCACCCGCAGCGACGAGCTGGCGGTCGGCCCGCTGCGGATGTGGCCGGCGCGTCGCGAGGCGCAGTGGGCCGGCGAACCGCTGGTGCTGACGAGCACCGAATTCACCCTGCTGGAGGTGCTGGTCAGCGCCGCCGGCCAGGTGGTGAGCAAGAACACCCTGTCGGAGAAAGCGCTCGGCCGCCCGCTGGCGCGCTTCGACCGCAGCGTGGATGTCCACGTCAGCAGCCTGCGCCACAAGCTGGCGCCGCGCGACGACGGTCGTTCCTGGATCCAGACCGTGCGCGGTCAGGGCTACCAGTTCGTGCGGGAGTGA
- a CDS encoding ATP-binding protein, protein MGRLFWKSFVALWLTLVLSVVTVGTAVWLYRSADEADARSEVAAFRANIALDTVESVLLHGGEPAARQFLMRRPHRGGPAVLVVGPDGRELLDRPLPPTPVEHSRQVRSGDGAAFTLSALPPPPTHGFGGKRKPPPLWVPISTIVLASLIFSALLAWYVAKPIRLLKRAFDATAGGALDTRVAPLMGGRRDEIADLGHDFDHMAARLQAQIGAQRRLLHDVSHELRSPLARMQAAIGLGRQNPEQHEVMLERIERESARLDTLVGELLTLSRLEAGAAGRSERLELVELIAGIADDARFEAEAQGRQLAFSGEGECWTWGQSALIHRAFENVIRNAVKYTADGTEVEVHVTHTAEALELRVADRGPGVPADDLEAIFEPFHRCGTDTNAPGFGLGLAIARRALAAHGGQITARSRDGGGLEMLIRLPLRQHPPSADA, encoded by the coding sequence ATGGGGCGACTGTTCTGGAAATCCTTTGTCGCGCTGTGGCTGACGCTGGTGCTGTCGGTCGTCACCGTCGGCACCGCCGTGTGGCTCTACCGCAGCGCCGACGAGGCGGACGCGCGCAGCGAAGTGGCCGCCTTCCGGGCGAACATCGCACTCGACACCGTCGAGTCGGTGCTGCTCCACGGCGGCGAACCTGCCGCACGCCAGTTCCTGATGCGCCGCCCCCACCGCGGCGGGCCGGCCGTGCTGGTGGTCGGCCCCGATGGCCGCGAGTTGCTCGACCGCCCGCTGCCACCGACCCCGGTCGAACACAGCCGACAGGTTCGCTCAGGCGACGGCGCCGCCTTTACGCTCAGCGCCCTGCCCCCGCCGCCCACCCACGGTTTCGGCGGCAAACGCAAGCCGCCACCGCTGTGGGTGCCCATCTCCACCATCGTGCTGGCCAGCCTGATTTTCAGTGCCTTGCTGGCCTGGTACGTGGCCAAGCCCATCCGCCTGCTCAAGCGCGCCTTCGACGCCACCGCCGGCGGCGCCCTGGATACGCGGGTGGCACCGCTGATGGGCGGGCGGCGCGACGAGATCGCCGACCTCGGCCACGACTTCGACCACATGGCCGCTCGCCTGCAGGCCCAGATCGGCGCTCAGCGCCGCCTGCTGCATGACGTGTCGCATGAACTGCGCTCCCCCCTGGCGCGCATGCAGGCCGCGATCGGCCTGGGGCGCCAGAACCCCGAACAACACGAGGTGATGCTCGAACGCATCGAGCGCGAATCTGCCCGGCTCGACACGCTGGTGGGCGAGTTGCTGACCCTGTCGCGCCTCGAAGCCGGCGCGGCCGGCCGATCCGAGCGCCTCGAACTGGTCGAGCTGATCGCCGGCATCGCCGACGATGCACGCTTCGAGGCCGAGGCACAGGGACGGCAGCTGGCCTTCAGCGGCGAGGGCGAATGCTGGACCTGGGGCCAGTCGGCGCTGATCCATCGCGCCTTCGAGAACGTGATCCGCAACGCGGTGAAATACACCGCCGACGGCACCGAGGTCGAGGTCCACGTCACCCACACCGCCGAGGCGCTCGAGCTACGTGTGGCCGATCGCGGGCCGGGCGTGCCGGCCGACGACCTCGAAGCCATCTTCGAGCCCTTCCACCGCTGCGGCACCGACACCAACGCACCGGGCTTCGGCCTCGGTCTGGCGATCGCCCGTCGCGCCCTCGCCGCTCACGGCGGCCAGATCACCGCGCGGTCGCGCGACGGCGGCGGCCTGGAAATGCTTATCCGCCTGCCGCTGCGCCAGCACCCGCCGTCGGCAGACGCCTGA
- a CDS encoding DUF2238 domain-containing protein, which translates to MAQRTEGFEWMLVAGVMLALIVSGIAPHDRLTWWMEVLPVLIALPVLLTTHRRFPLTRLVLALIAVHALVLILGAAYTYARVPLGFWLQEVFDLARNPYDRIGHFVQGFVPALVARELLLRLQVLRRPRWLFFLVCCICLAISATYELIEWLAAVVMGGQAEDFLGTQGDPWDTQSDMALALLGAALAQLGLARWHDRCLRTCE; encoded by the coding sequence ATGGCGCAGCGGACAGAAGGTTTCGAATGGATGCTGGTGGCCGGGGTGATGCTGGCACTGATCGTGTCGGGCATCGCGCCGCACGACCGGCTGACGTGGTGGATGGAGGTGCTGCCGGTGCTGATCGCGTTGCCGGTTCTGCTGACCACCCACCGCCGCTTCCCGCTCACCCGCCTGGTGCTGGCGCTGATCGCCGTGCACGCGCTGGTGCTGATCCTCGGTGCGGCCTACACCTATGCCCGCGTGCCGCTGGGCTTCTGGCTGCAGGAGGTGTTCGACCTGGCACGCAATCCCTATGACCGCATCGGCCATTTCGTGCAGGGCTTCGTGCCGGCCCTGGTGGCGCGGGAGCTGCTGTTGCGCCTGCAGGTGCTGCGCCGGCCGCGCTGGCTGTTCTTCCTGGTGTGTTGCATCTGCCTGGCCATCTCGGCCACTTACGAGCTGATCGAATGGCTGGCCGCGGTGGTGATGGGCGGGCAGGCGGAGGATTTTCTGGGCACCCAGGGTGACCCTTGGGATACCCAGTCCGACATGGCGCTGGCCTTGCTGGGTGCCGCGCTGGCCCAGTTGGGGCTGGCGCGCTGGCATGATCGCTGTCTCAGAACTTGTGAATAA
- a CDS encoding LysE family translocator — MPSPDTLIAFLGIALIITFAPGPDNLMVLGQSLARGRMAGFGIAVGCALGCFTHVLWATLGVSAALAASPAAFTALKLAGAAYLAWLGVQALRSGGQLTVDAKTAGPRPWRKDVGRGFIANAINPKVALFFLAFMPQFVQAGAGNTTLQMLVLGLVFMAQTVVVFGTVAYLAGSIGRLLKRRPGVAPWLDRIAGMIFLGLALRLVLDDTQG, encoded by the coding sequence ATGCCCAGCCCCGACACCCTGATCGCCTTCCTCGGCATCGCCCTGATCATCACCTTCGCCCCCGGTCCGGACAACCTGATGGTGCTCGGCCAGAGCCTGGCCCGCGGCCGCATGGCTGGCTTCGGCATTGCCGTGGGCTGTGCGCTGGGCTGCTTCACCCATGTACTGTGGGCCACACTCGGTGTCAGCGCAGCGCTGGCCGCCTCGCCCGCCGCCTTCACCGCGCTCAAGCTCGCCGGTGCGGCCTACCTGGCCTGGCTGGGCGTGCAGGCACTGCGCAGCGGCGGCCAGCTGACGGTGGACGCGAAAACCGCAGGCCCTCGCCCGTGGCGCAAGGATGTCGGCCGCGGCTTCATCGCCAACGCCATCAACCCCAAGGTAGCGCTGTTCTTTCTGGCCTTCATGCCGCAGTTCGTGCAAGCCGGCGCCGGCAATACCACGCTGCAGATGCTGGTGCTCGGGCTGGTGTTCATGGCCCAGACGGTGGTGGTCTTCGGCACCGTCGCCTACCTGGCCGGCAGCATCGGCCGCCTGCTCAAGCGCCGCCCCGGCGTCGCGCCCTGGCTCGACCGCATTGCCGGCATGATTTTTCTCGGCCTGGCGCTGCGCCTGGTGCTCGACGACACGCAGGGCTGA
- the xdp1 gene encoding exosortase-dependent surface protein XDP1: MKKSLWMHALMAAGLLAAAPAMAATAWTFTGGSNSSSTYGNVRTYNSDGVQVQATAWANTGGSSNTLLENAYLGSYSGGLGVGNRDAGNGDPGEGTNPEHAIDNDDRYDSVLLSFSQAVNLTSVKNGWYSNDSDLSVLAYIGSGTPTLAGTTYADMVSGGWVNIASLSNPGTNLTSTGSSVYSSYWLIGAFNPTFDSGNAGWANGKDYAKLYAVKGSICTAPGGASGGKCGGTPGTGIPEPGSLALAGLGLLGVIGLRRRRK; this comes from the coding sequence ATGAAAAAATCACTCTGGATGCACGCGCTGATGGCGGCCGGTCTGCTGGCCGCGGCCCCTGCGATGGCTGCGACGGCCTGGACCTTCACCGGGGGGAGCAACAGCAGCAGCACCTACGGTAACGTCCGTACCTACAACAGCGACGGGGTGCAGGTGCAGGCAACGGCCTGGGCCAATACCGGCGGCTCGTCCAATACCTTGCTTGAAAACGCCTACCTCGGCTCCTATAGCGGTGGCCTGGGCGTCGGCAACCGGGATGCCGGCAACGGCGACCCGGGAGAAGGCACCAACCCGGAACACGCGATCGACAATGACGACCGTTACGACTCGGTGCTGTTGTCCTTCAGCCAGGCGGTGAACCTGACCAGCGTGAAGAACGGCTGGTACAGCAACGATTCCGACCTGTCCGTGCTGGCCTATATCGGCTCTGGCACGCCGACCCTTGCCGGCACCACCTACGCCGACATGGTGTCGGGCGGCTGGGTCAATATCGCCAGCCTGTCGAATCCGGGCACCAACCTGACGTCAACGGGTTCGTCGGTGTATTCCTCCTACTGGCTGATCGGTGCTTTCAACCCGACCTTCGACAGTGGCAATGCCGGCTGGGCGAACGGCAAGGACTACGCCAAGCTGTATGCCGTGAAAGGTTCGATCTGCACCGCGCCGGGTGGCGCCAGCGGGGGTAAGTGCGGTGGCACGCCGGGCACCGGCATCCCCGAACCGGGTTCTTTGGCACTGGCCGGCCTTGGCCTGCTGGGTGTCATCGGACTGCGTCGCCGTCGCAAGTAA
- the prsT gene encoding XrtA/PEP-CTERM system TPR-repeat protein PrsT, producing MPIASRATRLRQGLAVVAFAFSLPVLADAGKAAAYYEDGLARFEKGDTAGAVIQLKNAIQQNQKMLSAHVLLGRALLAQTELPAAEAAFSEALKLGVSPTEIAVPRGQLLMALGRTKDVLRDIQPDGLRGAALVEILSLRAAAYADEGDFKAAARTYQAAIEADPASARPYLSWVPFLLAQGEFTAARDAVARVVDLAPNDARVWNLSASLRHTQGNLDAALADYDRALKLDPAHVDARVARASLLVDLKRDADAAKDLTYLAEHAKSEPRSAYLRAVVAGRKGDAVAVQAALSEVARLVDTLPPEYVNAREQLMMLGALAHHGLNATEKAKGFLDGLISRYPRNLGARRLLASIYIDEGDSARTLTTIEPVLRVRPDDPQALLLMGRAHLASKRYLRATHYLERAAEAMQGDAQVQAALGYSLLGGGQAEAGIASLEKSFAANPRDGAVGMVLTSLYMRRGDTAKAMAVAQALVKEREDNLSALNLLGAIRAASGDVAGARQAYEQVLQRDPGFVPSLLNLARVDAEEGKPDVARQRLMRLFDTRKDDARVMYELGLLAQREGNMVEAIDWLRKAAAKQPDEPRAALALVELLAATRQPSAALNAAKEVGLRHPGNLQVQAVLGQAYLAAGDATAARQTFRDMTRLAEFDPDAQVRIGQLQLSAGYPDDAEYNIQKALTAVKAYPPALSLAVDVALARGDVAAARTALAELQRVQPDGSAVASHEATIALASGDTRRAVEAARRLYQQWPGPQAALALARAQFAGKDIDGAIDALRAELKRAPAMDVRRALAELLMQRGRWADARPHYETLLASNAANIDLLNNYALVLLELGDTSAARVAEKARALAPQDPLVTDTLGWIKLRNGDVDGALGLLRDARLRAPQNPEIRYHLAEALARSGRAAEAIKELDAVLADGSAFAGVDAARRLRQQLGK from the coding sequence ATGCCAATCGCTTCTCGCGCAACCCGCCTGCGCCAAGGCCTGGCGGTTGTTGCCTTCGCCTTCTCGCTGCCAGTGCTGGCCGATGCCGGCAAGGCAGCGGCCTATTACGAAGACGGCCTGGCCCGTTTTGAAAAGGGCGACACGGCCGGCGCCGTCATTCAGCTCAAGAATGCCATTCAGCAGAACCAGAAGATGCTCTCGGCCCACGTGCTGCTCGGCCGGGCGCTGCTCGCGCAGACCGAGTTGCCGGCAGCCGAAGCGGCCTTCAGCGAGGCGCTCAAGCTTGGCGTCAGCCCTACCGAGATCGCGGTGCCGCGGGGGCAATTGCTGATGGCCTTGGGGCGCACCAAGGACGTGCTGCGCGACATCCAGCCCGACGGGCTGCGCGGTGCGGCGCTGGTCGAGATCTTGTCGCTGCGCGCGGCAGCCTACGCCGACGAGGGCGATTTCAAGGCCGCCGCGCGGACCTATCAGGCAGCGATCGAGGCCGACCCGGCCTCGGCGCGCCCTTATCTGTCCTGGGTGCCGTTCCTGCTGGCACAGGGCGAATTCACCGCCGCCAGGGATGCCGTGGCACGCGTCGTCGACCTGGCGCCGAACGATGCCCGGGTCTGGAACCTGAGCGCCTCCTTGCGGCACACCCAGGGCAATCTCGATGCCGCCCTGGCGGATTACGACCGTGCGCTCAAGCTCGATCCTGCCCATGTCGACGCCCGCGTGGCGCGGGCTTCGCTGCTGGTCGATCTCAAGCGCGATGCCGACGCCGCCAAGGATCTGACCTATCTGGCCGAGCACGCCAAGTCGGAGCCGCGCTCGGCCTATCTGCGCGCGGTTGTCGCTGGTCGCAAGGGTGACGCGGTTGCCGTGCAGGCGGCGCTGTCAGAGGTGGCCCGGCTCGTCGACACGCTGCCGCCGGAGTACGTCAATGCCCGGGAGCAGCTGATGATGCTCGGCGCGCTGGCGCACCATGGGCTCAACGCCACGGAGAAGGCAAAAGGCTTCCTCGACGGGCTGATCTCCCGCTACCCGAGGAATCTCGGCGCGCGCCGACTGCTCGCCAGCATCTACATCGACGAGGGGGACAGCGCGCGCACCCTGACGACCATCGAGCCGGTGCTGCGCGTGCGGCCGGACGACCCCCAGGCCTTGTTGCTCATGGGGCGCGCCCATCTGGCCAGCAAGCGCTACCTGCGCGCAACCCATTATCTGGAGCGGGCGGCAGAAGCCATGCAAGGCGACGCGCAAGTGCAGGCCGCGCTGGGTTACAGCCTGCTCGGCGGCGGGCAGGCCGAGGCCGGCATCGCCAGTCTCGAAAAATCCTTTGCGGCCAATCCGCGCGATGGCGCGGTGGGGATGGTGCTCACCTCCCTCTACATGCGTCGCGGCGATACCGCCAAAGCCATGGCGGTGGCCCAGGCGCTGGTCAAGGAGCGCGAGGACAACCTCTCGGCGCTGAACCTGCTGGGCGCCATTCGGGCCGCGTCCGGCGATGTGGCCGGTGCACGCCAGGCCTATGAGCAGGTGTTGCAGCGCGACCCCGGCTTCGTGCCGTCCCTGCTGAATCTGGCACGCGTGGACGCGGAGGAGGGCAAGCCGGATGTCGCACGCCAGCGCTTGATGCGCTTGTTCGACACACGCAAGGACGACGCCCGGGTGATGTATGAACTCGGGCTGCTGGCGCAGCGCGAGGGCAATATGGTCGAGGCGATCGACTGGCTTCGCAAGGCGGCCGCCAAGCAGCCGGACGAGCCGCGTGCCGCGCTGGCCCTGGTGGAGTTGCTGGCCGCCACCCGCCAGCCCTCGGCCGCGCTCAATGCCGCCAAGGAGGTCGGGCTGCGCCATCCGGGGAATCTGCAGGTCCAGGCGGTGCTCGGCCAGGCGTATCTGGCCGCCGGTGATGCCACGGCTGCGCGCCAGACCTTCCGCGACATGACCCGGCTGGCCGAGTTTGACCCGGATGCGCAGGTCCGCATTGGTCAGCTGCAGTTGAGCGCGGGCTACCCGGACGATGCCGAGTACAACATCCAGAAGGCGCTGACCGCCGTCAAGGCCTATCCGCCCGCGTTGTCGCTTGCCGTCGATGTGGCCTTGGCGCGGGGCGACGTTGCCGCCGCGCGCACCGCCCTGGCCGAGTTGCAGCGGGTGCAGCCGGATGGCAGTGCAGTGGCCAGTCACGAGGCGACGATTGCACTGGCCAGTGGTGACACGCGGCGGGCCGTCGAGGCGGCGCGGCGCCTGTACCAGCAATGGCCCGGCCCGCAGGCCGCGCTGGCGCTGGCCCGCGCCCAGTTTGCCGGCAAGGACATCGACGGCGCGATCGACGCCTTGCGCGCAGAGCTCAAGCGCGCGCCGGCGATGGATGTGCGGCGTGCGCTTGCAGAACTGCTGATGCAGCGTGGGCGGTGGGCCGATGCCCGGCCGCATTACGAAACGCTCCTGGCAAGCAATGCGGCCAATATCGACCTGCTCAACAACTACGCACTGGTGCTGCTGGAGCTCGGTGACACCTCGGCCGCCCGCGTGGCGGAAAAGGCACGGGCACTGGCGCCGCAGGACCCCCTGGTCACCGACACCCTGGGGTGGATCAAGCTGCGCAATGGCGATGTCGACGGCGCGCTTGGGCTGTTGCGCGACGCCCGTCTGCGAGCCCCGCAGAACCCCGAGATCCGGTATCACCTGGCCGAGGCGCTGGCGCGCAGCGGGCGTGCGGCCGAAGCCATCAAGGAACTGGATGCCGTGTTGGCGGACGGCAGCGCGTTCGCCGGAGTGGATGCTGCCCGTCGGTTGCGACAGCAGCTGGGCAAGTAG
- a CDS encoding cation:proton antiporter: MSAHEGLPHLRELILFLCLSGVLIPLLQRRSINPVLGFLAVGTLVGPYGLGRLVEHWPWLATVTFARVEDVAVFAELGVIFLMFMIGLEMSVDRLWALRRWVFGVGALQVSLSAAAIGGLAYVFGNPVEASVILGLVLAFSSTAVVMQLLTLRRELGTPLGQASFSLLLFQDLAVVPLLVLVGLLGQHGDGSFALQMGQAAMKGVITIGAIYLIGRRLVQPVFHHLAANQQSDTFMALTLLVSLGVAALTWAAGLSMAMGALLAGLIIAETEFRHAVEVTIEPFKGLLMGLFFMSVGMGIDLTELINRPLLLPLSVIGLVLIKGVVIAALFRGFGLSMGRAIEGGLLLGAGGEFAFIVIGMALTYQLLPRDVAQFMLLVVGLSMLATPLIARIGQSVGNAIDRRTGQQPDATQVADVASMRNHVILAGYGRVGRLVGELLSDLGVAYCAIESNPAIVARYRARGLPVVFGDASNPEMLRRLHLDQAGAVILTMDQTAPAIHAVRGLRAMAPDIHVLARARDEKHALALRKAGADIVIPETLESSLQLAAGALARLGVPDEAARLLLDRARDDRTHPLRNTS; encoded by the coding sequence ATGTCCGCCCATGAAGGCTTGCCGCATCTTCGCGAGCTGATCCTCTTCCTGTGCCTGTCCGGCGTGCTCATCCCGCTGCTGCAGCGGCGCAGCATCAACCCGGTGCTGGGCTTTCTGGCCGTCGGCACACTGGTCGGGCCATACGGGCTGGGCCGGCTGGTCGAGCACTGGCCCTGGCTGGCCACGGTGACCTTTGCCCGCGTCGAGGACGTGGCGGTGTTTGCCGAGCTGGGCGTGATCTTCCTGATGTTCATGATCGGCCTCGAGATGTCGGTCGACCGGCTGTGGGCGTTGCGGCGCTGGGTATTCGGCGTCGGCGCACTGCAGGTGAGCCTGTCGGCGGCGGCCATTGGCGGGCTGGCCTATGTGTTCGGCAACCCGGTCGAGGCCTCGGTCATCCTCGGCCTGGTGCTGGCGTTTTCGTCCACCGCGGTGGTCATGCAGTTGCTGACCCTGCGCCGCGAACTGGGTACGCCGCTGGGGCAGGCGAGCTTTTCGCTGCTGCTGTTCCAGGATCTGGCCGTGGTGCCGCTGCTCGTGCTGGTCGGCCTCCTCGGCCAGCACGGCGACGGCAGCTTTGCGCTGCAGATGGGCCAGGCGGCCATGAAGGGCGTGATCACCATCGGCGCCATCTATCTGATCGGGCGACGCCTGGTACAGCCGGTGTTTCACCACCTGGCCGCCAATCAGCAGTCGGACACCTTCATGGCGCTGACGCTGCTGGTCTCGCTCGGCGTGGCCGCGCTGACCTGGGCCGCCGGGCTGTCGATGGCGATGGGCGCGCTGCTGGCCGGCCTGATCATCGCCGAGACCGAATTCCGCCATGCGGTGGAGGTCACCATCGAACCCTTCAAGGGCTTGCTGATGGGGCTATTCTTCATGTCGGTGGGCATGGGAATCGACCTGACCGAGCTGATCAACCGGCCGCTATTGCTGCCCTTGTCAGTGATCGGCCTGGTGCTGATCAAGGGGGTCGTCATCGCCGCGCTGTTCCGGGGGTTCGGGCTGTCGATGGGCCGGGCCATCGAGGGCGGCCTGCTGTTGGGCGCGGGGGGCGAGTTCGCCTTCATCGTCATCGGCATGGCGCTGACCTACCAGCTGCTGCCGCGTGATGTCGCCCAGTTCATGCTGCTGGTGGTCGGCCTGAGCATGCTGGCCACGCCCCTGATCGCCCGCATCGGCCAGAGCGTGGGCAACGCCATCGACCGGCGCACCGGCCAGCAGCCTGACGCCACGCAGGTGGCCGATGTGGCCTCGATGCGCAACCACGTGATCCTCGCCGGCTACGGCCGCGTCGGCCGCCTGGTGGGGGAGTTGCTGTCCGACCTTGGCGTGGCCTATTGCGCGATCGAGAGCAACCCGGCGATTGTCGCCCGCTACCGGGCACGGGGCCTGCCGGTGGTGTTCGGCGACGCGAGCAACCCCGAGATGCTGCGCCGCCTGCACCTCGACCAGGCCGGCGCGGTCATCCTGACCATGGACCAGACCGCTCCGGCCATTCATGCGGTGCGCGGCTTGCGGGCGATGGCGCCCGACATCCATGTGCTGGCGCGCGCGCGCGACGAGAAGCACGCCCTCGCGCTGCGCAAGGCCGGCGCCGACATCGTCATCCCCGAAACACTGGAGTCGAGCCTGCAGCTGGCCGCTGGCGCGCTGGCGCGCCTGGGCGTGCCGGACGAGGCGGCGCGCCTGCTGCTCGACCGGGCCCGCGACGACCGCACCCATCCGCTGCGCAACACTTCATGA
- a CDS encoding glutamate/aspartate ABC transporter substrate-binding protein: protein MIRTGLLILSACFSLAASAHNAPMPDDTLSAIREHGAIRLGHRLSSVPFSYLDENGQVVGYSHELALKIVEAIRQRLGKPDLPVELVPITSGNRFRLITKGEIDFECGSTTHNTTRARQVSFSNTIFVIGTRLLTHRESGIADFNDLDGKRVVTTAGTTSERLLRQMKEERQIDLTLITARDHGESFLTLETARADAFMLDDALLYGEMAKSQHPADWIVTGSPRSFEAYGCMMRKGDPAMKQLVDSTLARLMTSGEAERIYNRWFLQPIPPKQLNLNFPLSDSMRALFREPNDKPFQ from the coding sequence GTGATTCGTACGGGCCTGCTGATCCTTTCCGCATGCTTTTCGCTCGCTGCCAGCGCCCACAACGCCCCGATGCCCGATGACACGCTCTCGGCCATCCGCGAGCATGGCGCCATTCGCCTCGGCCACCGCCTGTCATCGGTGCCCTTCTCCTACCTGGACGAGAACGGCCAGGTCGTGGGCTACTCGCATGAGCTGGCGCTAAAGATCGTCGAGGCCATTCGCCAGCGCCTGGGCAAACCCGATCTGCCGGTCGAGCTGGTGCCGATCACCTCCGGCAATCGCTTCCGCCTGATCACCAAGGGCGAGATCGACTTCGAGTGCGGCTCGACCACCCACAACACGACGCGCGCCCGGCAGGTCAGCTTCTCCAATACCATCTTCGTCATCGGCACGCGCCTGCTCACCCACCGCGAATCAGGCATTGCCGACTTCAACGACCTTGACGGCAAACGGGTCGTCACCACCGCCGGCACCACCTCGGAGCGCCTGCTGCGGCAGATGAAGGAAGAGCGCCAGATCGACCTCACCCTGATCACCGCCCGCGACCACGGCGAGAGCTTTCTCACGCTCGAAACGGCCCGGGCCGACGCGTTCATGCTCGACGATGCACTGCTGTATGGCGAAATGGCCAAGTCGCAACACCCCGCCGACTGGATCGTCACCGGCAGCCCGCGCTCATTCGAAGCCTATGGCTGCATGATGCGCAAGGGCGACCCGGCCATGAAGCAACTGGTCGACAGCACGCTCGCGCGGCTGATGACCTCGGGCGAGGCCGAGCGCATCTACAACCGCTGGTTCCTGCAACCGATCCCGCCCAAGCAGCTGAACCTCAATTTCCCGCTCTCCGACAGCATGCGTGCGCTGTTCCGCGAGCCCAACGACAAACCCTTCCAGTGA
- a CDS encoding asparaginase, whose product MAPRLTLLTTGGTIAGQAASAADTTGYTAGALDPAALVAAVPGLATLAELHCDAVFSIDSKDMTPAHWLALRARVLHHLAQADCDGVVITHGTDTLEETAFFLHLTLPPGKPVVMTAAMRPATALSADGPMNLYQAVAVAAHPDSADKGVLVVVNGQIFAGADIVKTDTEALDAIAAPGRGPLGAAAPVRFFHPPALGHAGCIAPHALAGLSDLPRVDILQVAAGSAPDLLTAAVAAGARALVLALPGNGSLPQAWQDTVAQARTTGVAVVRSTRTAHGRVAHATDRSLPPASGALNPPKARIALMLALASGQPELASTLFA is encoded by the coding sequence ATGGCGCCCCGACTGACCCTGCTCACCACGGGCGGCACCATCGCCGGCCAGGCCGCCAGCGCGGCCGACACCACCGGCTACACCGCCGGCGCGCTCGACCCGGCCGCACTCGTCGCCGCCGTGCCGGGGCTCGCGACGCTCGCCGAGTTGCACTGCGACGCGGTGTTTTCGATCGACAGCAAGGACATGACGCCCGCGCACTGGCTTGCCCTGCGGGCGCGAGTGCTACACCACCTGGCGCAGGCCGACTGCGACGGCGTGGTCATCACCCATGGCACCGACACCCTGGAAGAAACCGCCTTTTTCCTGCACCTGACCCTGCCCCCCGGCAAACCGGTCGTGATGACGGCCGCCATGCGCCCGGCCACCGCGCTCTCGGCCGACGGGCCGATGAACCTCTACCAGGCCGTCGCCGTCGCCGCCCACCCCGACAGCGCCGACAAAGGCGTGCTGGTGGTCGTCAACGGGCAGATCTTCGCAGGGGCCGACATCGTCAAGACCGACACCGAGGCGCTCGACGCCATCGCCGCCCCCGGCCGTGGCCCGCTCGGCGCGGCCGCGCCGGTCCGGTTCTTCCATCCGCCGGCCCTCGGCCACGCCGGCTGCATCGCCCCCCACGCCCTCGCCGGCCTGAGCGACCTGCCGCGGGTGGACATCCTGCAGGTGGCCGCCGGCAGCGCCCCCGACCTGCTCACCGCGGCGGTAGCCGCCGGCGCCCGCGCGCTGGTCCTCGCCCTGCCGGGCAACGGCAGCCTGCCGCAGGCCTGGCAAGACACCGTCGCGCAGGCCCGCACCACCGGCGTGGCCGTGGTGCGCTCGACCCGCACCGCGCATGGCCGCGTCGCCCACGCAACCGACCGTTCGCTGCCACCGGCCAGCGGCGCGCTCAACCCGCCCAAGGCGCGCATCGCCCTGATGCTGGCCCTGGCCAGCGGTCAGCCCGAGTTGGCCTCCACGCTGTTCGCCTGA